The following proteins are encoded in a genomic region of Necator americanus strain Aroian chromosome II, whole genome shotgun sequence:
- a CDS encoding hypothetical protein (NECATOR_CHRII.G8560.T3) → MVVREDDDLDLEEATKHASILQNKQLITNNVINKRKEQLQRWESSEMNGEPVLRQKKARVKFEDSDIFLSACMSGDEDEVEELLAKGADINTATVDGLTALHQAVIDSKPDMVRFLCEKGADVNAQDNEGWTPLHAAACCGNLAIVRYLCQSGALLSVINSDRELALDLADDESCREFLEHEYRKQGVIPEQCRDQELATMMRDVQQWIRDKEYCDKPHPRTGATAVHVAAAKGHTQLLELLIKAGGNVLARDKDGWTPLHAAAHWAEKDSCKILLEHGASITDTNFAGQNVLAVADKDVVEYLEDLERSVDKRKSPPTAPASILQEKNNRLSREEHTLTTDRKHEIQHKDQASENEMLRSLVTIRRLGDGKSPSPPSESPSLRGSVESEQRTPPAAVEDKSSAERSASEPPSLPKTTTETFPTERIPSSIRSTVSAERSLPLSKPVELQRSGSGTPSLAESIKTSDGSSSSIHSGDQHVSATVPIPTRPLQQPNSWINRGVQLITRSGSSSASSIARSSATASSDSSSPMSLGTSSTSSGIQPGAGTPSVLPKPPPWQSSAVTESEAERRNTARIQRQHRRSTQGVTKEHLEEASRIAMAEAARRRGQAASQTAPSNATSAPNPSRETGVARLASEERDSTSMCSDRSSTSIERSSLEGSVISHPCSVPKEPSEAMERTSWERAPPPANAVSSTAPLSLPSTTASNQAVVGIRRKSQGHVTTTAPPTRTSSATVTVGRVQPRLPGQTIMNSSSFTAPTYTINARPTEMNLNYKALYEKEKTECERLRKELEEMKRSHDHNGSVSTLRTASSRFRNGSPATGPAPVVKSASGNSLDDNERRTMERKIADLEIQLKALSQLRMENQRLKEENGALVRVISKMTI, encoded by the exons GATAGCGATATATTCTTGAGCGCATGTATGTCTGGCGATGAGGACGAAGTGGAAGAGCTGTTAGCCAAAGGTGCTGACATTAACACTGCCACTGTCGATGGATTAACGGCTTTACATCAG gCTGTGATCGACAGCAAACCGGATATGGTGCGGTTCTTGTGTGAAAAAGGTGCTGACGTAAATGCTCAAGACAACGAAGGATGGACGCCATTGCATGCTGCTGCCTGTTGTGGAAATCTTGCCATAGTTAGATATTTATGTCAGAGTGGTGCTCTCCTCAGTGTAATCAACAG CGACAGAGAGTTAGCATTAGATCTCGCAGACGACGAATCGTGCAGGGAGTTTCTCGAACACGAGTACCGTAAGCAAGGGGTTATACCTGAGCAGTGCCGTGATCAGGAACTTGCTACAATGATGAGAGATGTACAGCAATGGATACGCGATAAGGAATATTG cGATAAACCACATCCTCGGACAGGAGCGACTGCTGTACACGTTGCCGCGGCGAAGGGACATACGCAACTGCTCGAGTTGTTGATCAAAGCTGGTGGTAATGTACTTGCTCGAGATAAG GATGGGTGGACCCCTCTCCATGCTGCGGCTCACTGGGCAGAGAAAGATTCATGCAAAATCTTGCTCGAACATGGTGCTAGTATTACTGATACCAACTTTGCG GGCCAAAATGTACTAGCTGTAGCTGATAAAGATGTAGTCGAATACTTAGAAGACTTAGAACGGTCGGTCGATAAACGAAAATCTCCACCTACTGCACCAGCAAGTATTTTACAA GAGAAGAACAACAGACTCTCACGTGAAGAGCACACTTTAACAACAGACCGTAAACATGAAATACAACACAAAGACCAGGCTAG tgaaaatgaaatgctgCGCTCCTTGGTGACAATTCGGAGGCTTGGTGATGGCAAGTCCCCTTCTCCGCCATCTGAATCACCTTCATTGCGAGGATCCGTTGAAAGTGAGCAGCGGACTCCTCCTGCTGCAGTTGAAGACAAATCATCTGCGGAACGGAGCGCAAGCGAACCTCCTTCCTTGCCGAA AACGACAACAGAGACTTTTCCCACGGAAAGAATTCCTTCTTCCATCCGATCAACTGTATCCGCAGAGAGATCGTTGCCGCTTTCAAAACCTGTGGAGTTACAACGATCTGGGAGTGGAACACCTTCTTTGGCTGAATCTATTAAAACATCg GATGGATCTTCCTCTTCTATTCATAGTGGAGATCAGCACGTATCCGCCACTGTCCCAATACCAACTCGTCCACTTCAGCAGCCTAATTCCTGGATAAATCGTGGTGTGCAGCTTATCACTAG GTCCGGTAGCTCTTCTGCTTCATCTATTGCGCGATCATCAGCTACAGCTTCTTCTGACTCCTCTTCACCCATGTCACTGGGAACATCATCAACTAGCAGTGGAATACAGCCTGGTGCTGGCACTCCTAGCGTCCTACCAAAGCCACC ACCATGGCAGTCGAGCGCAGTTACCGAAAGCGAAGCTGAGAGAAGGAATACTGCAAGGATACAACGGCAGCATCGACGTTCGACGCAAGGTGTTACTAAG gagCATCTTGAAGAAGCTAGCCGAATTGCAATGGCTGAAGCTGCTCGACGACGGGGACAAGCTGCTTCGCAAACTGCACCATCCAATGCTACTAGTGCTCCTAATCCAAGTCGTGAGACG GGTGTTGCGAGATTGGCATCCGAAGAAAGGGATTCTACGTCCATGTGTTCTGACCGGAGTTCTACAAGCATCGAAAGAAGCTCATTGGAGGGTTCTGTCATCAGTCATCCGTGTAGTGTTCCGAAAG AGCCCTCCGAAGCAATGGAACGTACTAGCTGGGAACGTGCTCCGCCACCAGCAAATGCTGTTTCGTCGACTGCTCCTTTGTCACTGCCTTCTACCACTGCATCTAATCAAGCCGTTGTTGGAATACGAAGGAAGAGTCAG GGCCACGTTACAACTACTGCTCCTCCTACTCGGACTTCCAGTGCAACTGTTACAGTCGGACGGGTCCAACCACGGCTTCCTGGCCAAACTATAATGAATTCTTCCTCATTCACCGCCCCTACT tatacTATTAATGCACGCCCTACCGAAATGAACCTCAACTACAAAGCGCtttatgaaaaagagaaaacggaGTGCGAACGGCTGAGAAAGGAACTGGAGGAAATGAAGCGGTCTCATGATCAT AACGGATCTGTTTCAACGTTGCGCACGGCGTCGTCTCGATTCCGTAACGGCTCACCGGCTACCGGACCAGCTCCGGTAGTGAAATCTGCATCGGGTAACTCTCTAGACGACAATGAAAGGCGAACGATGGAACGAAAAATAGCTGATCTCGAAATTCAACTCAAG gctctgagtCAGCTGCGAATGGAAAACCAACGATTAAAGGAAGAGAACGGCGCTTTGGTTCGTGTGATATCGAAGATGACAATTTGA
- a CDS encoding hypothetical protein (NECATOR_CHRII.G8560.T1), translating to MVVREDDDLDLEEATKHASILQNKQLITNNVINKRKEQLQRWESSEMNGEPVLRQKKARVKFEDSDIFLSACMSGDEDEVEELLAKGADINTATVDGLTALHQAVIDSKPDMVRFLCEKGADVNAQDNEGWTPLHAAACCGNLAIVRYLCQSGALLSVINSDRELALDLADDESCREFLEHEYRKQGVIPEQCRDQELATMMRDVQQWIRDKEYCDKPHPRTGATAVHVAAAKGHTQLLELLIKAGGNVLARDKDGWTPLHAAAHWAEKDSCKILLEHGASITDTNFAGQNVLAVADKDVVEYLEDLERSVDKRKSPPTAPASILQEKNNRLSREEHTLTTDRKHEIQHKDQASENEMLRSLVTIRRLGDGKSPSPPSESPSLRGSVESEQRTPPAAVEDKSSAERSASEPPSLPKTTTETFPTERIPSSIRSTVSAERSLPLSKPVELQRSGSGTPSLAESIKTSDGSSSSIHSGDQHVSATVPIPTRPLQQPNSWINRGVQLITRSGSSSASSIARSSATASSDSSSPMSLGTSSTSSGIQPGAGTPSVLPKPPCLPSTVLRSRSTPSNLPWASLSRVFNSPVQSPSDPQSPSVGTPTSPFAQSRVSAFRPLSSPSETAPPVVCGELPRGLHPHQLNPSKMRPWQSSAVTESEAERRNTARIQRQHRRSTQGVTKEHLEEASRIAMAEAARRRGQAASQTAPSNATSAPNPSRETGVARLASEERDSTSMCSDRSSTSIERSSLEGSVISHPCSVPKEPSEAMERTSWERAPPPANAVSSTAPLSLPSTTASNQAVVGIRRKSQGLSVSRSNRRGTGPVLAEDIHAAVSARQTPDTNVNSTSTRTTSVEPATTTVRPTVSVSSFARPLISSANIRTDVARGVETSASLDPSGHVTTTAPPTRTSSATVTVGRVQPRLPGQTIMNSSSFTAPTYTINARPTEMNLNYKALYEKEKTECERLRKELEEMKRSHDHNGSVSTLRTASSRFRNGSPATGPAPVVKSASGNSLDDNERRTMERKIADLEIQLKELDELNAANLQLRAENAAMMRVLAKLSQPVSRL from the exons GATAGCGATATATTCTTGAGCGCATGTATGTCTGGCGATGAGGACGAAGTGGAAGAGCTGTTAGCCAAAGGTGCTGACATTAACACTGCCACTGTCGATGGATTAACGGCTTTACATCAG gCTGTGATCGACAGCAAACCGGATATGGTGCGGTTCTTGTGTGAAAAAGGTGCTGACGTAAATGCTCAAGACAACGAAGGATGGACGCCATTGCATGCTGCTGCCTGTTGTGGAAATCTTGCCATAGTTAGATATTTATGTCAGAGTGGTGCTCTCCTCAGTGTAATCAACAG CGACAGAGAGTTAGCATTAGATCTCGCAGACGACGAATCGTGCAGGGAGTTTCTCGAACACGAGTACCGTAAGCAAGGGGTTATACCTGAGCAGTGCCGTGATCAGGAACTTGCTACAATGATGAGAGATGTACAGCAATGGATACGCGATAAGGAATATTG cGATAAACCACATCCTCGGACAGGAGCGACTGCTGTACACGTTGCCGCGGCGAAGGGACATACGCAACTGCTCGAGTTGTTGATCAAAGCTGGTGGTAATGTACTTGCTCGAGATAAG GATGGGTGGACCCCTCTCCATGCTGCGGCTCACTGGGCAGAGAAAGATTCATGCAAAATCTTGCTCGAACATGGTGCTAGTATTACTGATACCAACTTTGCG GGCCAAAATGTACTAGCTGTAGCTGATAAAGATGTAGTCGAATACTTAGAAGACTTAGAACGGTCGGTCGATAAACGAAAATCTCCACCTACTGCACCAGCAAGTATTTTACAA GAGAAGAACAACAGACTCTCACGTGAAGAGCACACTTTAACAACAGACCGTAAACATGAAATACAACACAAAGACCAGGCTAG tgaaaatgaaatgctgCGCTCCTTGGTGACAATTCGGAGGCTTGGTGATGGCAAGTCCCCTTCTCCGCCATCTGAATCACCTTCATTGCGAGGATCCGTTGAAAGTGAGCAGCGGACTCCTCCTGCTGCAGTTGAAGACAAATCATCTGCGGAACGGAGCGCAAGCGAACCTCCTTCCTTGCCGAA AACGACAACAGAGACTTTTCCCACGGAAAGAATTCCTTCTTCCATCCGATCAACTGTATCCGCAGAGAGATCGTTGCCGCTTTCAAAACCTGTGGAGTTACAACGATCTGGGAGTGGAACACCTTCTTTGGCTGAATCTATTAAAACATCg GATGGATCTTCCTCTTCTATTCATAGTGGAGATCAGCACGTATCCGCCACTGTCCCAATACCAACTCGTCCACTTCAGCAGCCTAATTCCTGGATAAATCGTGGTGTGCAGCTTATCACTAG GTCCGGTAGCTCTTCTGCTTCATCTATTGCGCGATCATCAGCTACAGCTTCTTCTGACTCCTCTTCACCCATGTCACTGGGAACATCATCAACTAGCAGTGGAATACAGCCTGGTGCTGGCACTCCTAGCGTCCTACCAAAGCCACC TTGTTTGCCCTCAACGGTGCTGCGATCGAGATCAACACCATCGAATTTGCCGTGGGCGTCCCTTTCTCGTGTATTCAACAGTCCAGTGCAGTCTCCTAGTGATCCGCAGTCGCCTTCTGTTGGCACTCCCACCTCTCCATTCGCACAAAGCAGGGTTTCTGCATTTCGTCCCTTATCCAGCCCTAGCGAGACTGCTCCTCCAGTAGTGTGTGGTGAATTGCCTCGTGGTCTTCATCCACACCAACTTAATCCGAGCAAAATGAG ACCATGGCAGTCGAGCGCAGTTACCGAAAGCGAAGCTGAGAGAAGGAATACTGCAAGGATACAACGGCAGCATCGACGTTCGACGCAAGGTGTTACTAAG gagCATCTTGAAGAAGCTAGCCGAATTGCAATGGCTGAAGCTGCTCGACGACGGGGACAAGCTGCTTCGCAAACTGCACCATCCAATGCTACTAGTGCTCCTAATCCAAGTCGTGAGACG GGTGTTGCGAGATTGGCATCCGAAGAAAGGGATTCTACGTCCATGTGTTCTGACCGGAGTTCTACAAGCATCGAAAGAAGCTCATTGGAGGGTTCTGTCATCAGTCATCCGTGTAGTGTTCCGAAAG AGCCCTCCGAAGCAATGGAACGTACTAGCTGGGAACGTGCTCCGCCACCAGCAAATGCTGTTTCGTCGACTGCTCCTTTGTCACTGCCTTCTACCACTGCATCTAATCAAGCCGTTGTTGGAATACGAAGGAAGAGTCAG GGCTTGTCTGTATCTCGATCGAATCGCCGAGGTACTGGGCCAGTACTGGCCGAGGATATCCACGCGGCGGTTTCTGCGCGGCAGACACCTGATACGAATGTCAACTCTACATCTACTCGTACTACGTCAGTGGAACCTGCAACCACAACCGTTCGTCCTACTGTAAGCGTTAGCTCGTTCGCGCGGCCACTCATCTCCAGTGCTAATATTCGTACCGATGTTGCACGTGGGGTGGAGACGTCTGCAAGTCTTGACCCATCG GGCCACGTTACAACTACTGCTCCTCCTACTCGGACTTCCAGTGCAACTGTTACAGTCGGACGGGTCCAACCACGGCTTCCTGGCCAAACTATAATGAATTCTTCCTCATTCACCGCCCCTACT tatacTATTAATGCACGCCCTACCGAAATGAACCTCAACTACAAAGCGCtttatgaaaaagagaaaacggaGTGCGAACGGCTGAGAAAGGAACTGGAGGAAATGAAGCGGTCTCATGATCAT AACGGATCTGTTTCAACGTTGCGCACGGCGTCGTCTCGATTCCGTAACGGCTCACCGGCTACCGGACCAGCTCCGGTAGTGAAATCTGCATCGGGTAACTCTCTAGACGACAATGAAAGGCGAACGATGGAACGAAAAATAGCTGATCTCGAAATTCAACTCAAG GAACTGGACGAGCTGAATGCGGCCAATTTGCAACTTCGAGCTGAAAATGCGGCCATGATGCGCGTTCTCGCTAAACTCAGCCAACCTGTCAGCCG gctctga
- a CDS encoding hypothetical protein (NECATOR_CHRII.G8560.T2) encodes MVVREDDDLDLEEATKHASILQNKQLITNNVINKRKEQLQRWESSEMNGEPVLRQKKARVKFEDSDIFLSACMSGDEDEVEELLAKGADINTATVDGLTALHQAVIDSKPDMVRFLCEKGADVNAQDNEGWTPLHAAACCGNLAIVRYLCQSGALLSVINSDRELALDLADDESCREFLEHEYRKQGVIPEQCRDQELATMMRDVQQWIRDKEYCDKPHPRTGATAVHVAAAKGHTQLLELLIKAGGNVLARDKDGWTPLHAAAHWAEKDSCKILLEHGASITDTNFAGQNVLAVADKDVVEYLEDLERSVDKRKSPPTAPASILQEKNNRLSREEHTLTTDRKHEIQHKDQASENEMLRSLVTIRRLGDGKSPSPPSESPSLRGSVESEQRTPPAAVEDKSSAERSASEPPSLPKTTTETFPTERIPSSIRSTVSAERSLPLSKPVELQRSGSGTPSLAESIKTSDGSSSSIHSGDQHVSATVPIPTRPLQQPNSWINRGVQLITRSGSSSASSIARSSATASSDSSSPMSLGTSSTSSGIQPGAGTPSVLPKPPPWQSSAVTESEAERRNTARIQRQHRRSTQGVTKEHLEEASRIAMAEAARRRGQAASQTAPSNATSAPNPSRETGVARLASEERDSTSMCSDRSSTSIERSSLEGSVISHPCSVPKEPSEAMERTSWERAPPPANAVSSTAPLSLPSTTASNQAVVGIRRKSQGLSVSRSNRRGTGPVLAEDIHAAVSARQTPDTNVNSTSTRTTSVEPATTTVRPTVSVSSFARPLISSANIRTDVARGVETSASLDPSGHVTTTAPPTRTSSATVTVGRVQPRLPGQTIMNSSSFTAPTYTINARPTEMNLNYKALYEKEKTECERLRKELEEMKRSHDHNGSVSTLRTASSRFRNGSPATGPAPVVKSASGNSLDDNERRTMERKIADLEIQLKALSQLRMENQRLKEENGALVRVISKMTI; translated from the exons GATAGCGATATATTCTTGAGCGCATGTATGTCTGGCGATGAGGACGAAGTGGAAGAGCTGTTAGCCAAAGGTGCTGACATTAACACTGCCACTGTCGATGGATTAACGGCTTTACATCAG gCTGTGATCGACAGCAAACCGGATATGGTGCGGTTCTTGTGTGAAAAAGGTGCTGACGTAAATGCTCAAGACAACGAAGGATGGACGCCATTGCATGCTGCTGCCTGTTGTGGAAATCTTGCCATAGTTAGATATTTATGTCAGAGTGGTGCTCTCCTCAGTGTAATCAACAG CGACAGAGAGTTAGCATTAGATCTCGCAGACGACGAATCGTGCAGGGAGTTTCTCGAACACGAGTACCGTAAGCAAGGGGTTATACCTGAGCAGTGCCGTGATCAGGAACTTGCTACAATGATGAGAGATGTACAGCAATGGATACGCGATAAGGAATATTG cGATAAACCACATCCTCGGACAGGAGCGACTGCTGTACACGTTGCCGCGGCGAAGGGACATACGCAACTGCTCGAGTTGTTGATCAAAGCTGGTGGTAATGTACTTGCTCGAGATAAG GATGGGTGGACCCCTCTCCATGCTGCGGCTCACTGGGCAGAGAAAGATTCATGCAAAATCTTGCTCGAACATGGTGCTAGTATTACTGATACCAACTTTGCG GGCCAAAATGTACTAGCTGTAGCTGATAAAGATGTAGTCGAATACTTAGAAGACTTAGAACGGTCGGTCGATAAACGAAAATCTCCACCTACTGCACCAGCAAGTATTTTACAA GAGAAGAACAACAGACTCTCACGTGAAGAGCACACTTTAACAACAGACCGTAAACATGAAATACAACACAAAGACCAGGCTAG tgaaaatgaaatgctgCGCTCCTTGGTGACAATTCGGAGGCTTGGTGATGGCAAGTCCCCTTCTCCGCCATCTGAATCACCTTCATTGCGAGGATCCGTTGAAAGTGAGCAGCGGACTCCTCCTGCTGCAGTTGAAGACAAATCATCTGCGGAACGGAGCGCAAGCGAACCTCCTTCCTTGCCGAA AACGACAACAGAGACTTTTCCCACGGAAAGAATTCCTTCTTCCATCCGATCAACTGTATCCGCAGAGAGATCGTTGCCGCTTTCAAAACCTGTGGAGTTACAACGATCTGGGAGTGGAACACCTTCTTTGGCTGAATCTATTAAAACATCg GATGGATCTTCCTCTTCTATTCATAGTGGAGATCAGCACGTATCCGCCACTGTCCCAATACCAACTCGTCCACTTCAGCAGCCTAATTCCTGGATAAATCGTGGTGTGCAGCTTATCACTAG GTCCGGTAGCTCTTCTGCTTCATCTATTGCGCGATCATCAGCTACAGCTTCTTCTGACTCCTCTTCACCCATGTCACTGGGAACATCATCAACTAGCAGTGGAATACAGCCTGGTGCTGGCACTCCTAGCGTCCTACCAAAGCCACC ACCATGGCAGTCGAGCGCAGTTACCGAAAGCGAAGCTGAGAGAAGGAATACTGCAAGGATACAACGGCAGCATCGACGTTCGACGCAAGGTGTTACTAAG gagCATCTTGAAGAAGCTAGCCGAATTGCAATGGCTGAAGCTGCTCGACGACGGGGACAAGCTGCTTCGCAAACTGCACCATCCAATGCTACTAGTGCTCCTAATCCAAGTCGTGAGACG GGTGTTGCGAGATTGGCATCCGAAGAAAGGGATTCTACGTCCATGTGTTCTGACCGGAGTTCTACAAGCATCGAAAGAAGCTCATTGGAGGGTTCTGTCATCAGTCATCCGTGTAGTGTTCCGAAAG AGCCCTCCGAAGCAATGGAACGTACTAGCTGGGAACGTGCTCCGCCACCAGCAAATGCTGTTTCGTCGACTGCTCCTTTGTCACTGCCTTCTACCACTGCATCTAATCAAGCCGTTGTTGGAATACGAAGGAAGAGTCAG GGCTTGTCTGTATCTCGATCGAATCGCCGAGGTACTGGGCCAGTACTGGCCGAGGATATCCACGCGGCGGTTTCTGCGCGGCAGACACCTGATACGAATGTCAACTCTACATCTACTCGTACTACGTCAGTGGAACCTGCAACCACAACCGTTCGTCCTACTGTAAGCGTTAGCTCGTTCGCGCGGCCACTCATCTCCAGTGCTAATATTCGTACCGATGTTGCACGTGGGGTGGAGACGTCTGCAAGTCTTGACCCATCG GGCCACGTTACAACTACTGCTCCTCCTACTCGGACTTCCAGTGCAACTGTTACAGTCGGACGGGTCCAACCACGGCTTCCTGGCCAAACTATAATGAATTCTTCCTCATTCACCGCCCCTACT tatacTATTAATGCACGCCCTACCGAAATGAACCTCAACTACAAAGCGCtttatgaaaaagagaaaacggaGTGCGAACGGCTGAGAAAGGAACTGGAGGAAATGAAGCGGTCTCATGATCAT AACGGATCTGTTTCAACGTTGCGCACGGCGTCGTCTCGATTCCGTAACGGCTCACCGGCTACCGGACCAGCTCCGGTAGTGAAATCTGCATCGGGTAACTCTCTAGACGACAATGAAAGGCGAACGATGGAACGAAAAATAGCTGATCTCGAAATTCAACTCAAG gctctgagtCAGCTGCGAATGGAAAACCAACGATTAAAGGAAGAGAACGGCGCTTTGGTTCGTGTGATATCGAAGATGACAATTTGA